A genomic window from Cryobacterium sp. SO2 includes:
- a CDS encoding NAD(P)-dependent oxidoreductase yields MIRQTLPRPTVSLVGLGPMGRPMAGILLARYGPVIVWNRSAGKSEALESRGAVVALTPAEAATEVTLTVLPDLPQVEGLLAGPDGLLAGWSAKRISAPVLVVHGTVSPIAIADFAQRMKTQHGVQVVDAPLSGGTVGAETGTLSIMIGGETDVVERLRPVFALLGTTIRHLGPSGSGAMAKACNQIVVAATVAAVSESMLLARTAGLDLDVVRGILQGGLAHSEVLKQKGDKWITEDFSPGGSATNQLKDLRFVAEAAEALHLTLPTTTEVTRLFTQMVADGDGALDHTGVYLTIAKGRNERP; encoded by the coding sequence ATGATCCGCCAAACCCTCCCACGCCCGACTGTCTCGCTTGTGGGCCTCGGTCCGATGGGCCGCCCGATGGCCGGAATACTGCTCGCCCGATACGGTCCGGTCATCGTCTGGAACCGGTCCGCCGGGAAGAGCGAGGCACTGGAATCCCGCGGGGCCGTTGTCGCTCTCACGCCGGCCGAGGCGGCGACCGAAGTCACACTCACCGTGCTGCCCGACCTTCCGCAGGTCGAAGGCCTCCTCGCCGGCCCGGACGGGCTCCTCGCGGGCTGGTCGGCCAAGCGCATCAGCGCCCCGGTGCTGGTCGTGCACGGCACCGTGTCACCGATCGCGATCGCCGACTTCGCCCAGCGGATGAAGACTCAGCACGGTGTGCAGGTTGTCGACGCGCCCCTGAGCGGCGGCACCGTCGGCGCCGAGACGGGCACGTTGAGCATCATGATCGGCGGCGAGACCGATGTCGTCGAACGGCTGCGGCCAGTGTTCGCACTTCTCGGCACCACCATCCGCCATCTCGGCCCAAGTGGGTCGGGCGCAATGGCAAAGGCCTGCAACCAGATCGTGGTCGCAGCAACAGTTGCGGCCGTATCCGAATCGATGCTGCTGGCCCGAACAGCGGGACTCGACCTCGACGTCGTGCGGGGGATCCTTCAGGGCGGCCTGGCACACTCCGAGGTTTTGAAGCAGAAGGGTGACAAATGGATCACCGAAGACTTCAGCCCCGGAGGCAGCGCGACGAATCAGCTCAAGGATCTGCGCTTCGTCGCCGAGGCTGCCGAAGCCCTTCACCTGACCTTGCCGACCACGACCGAAGTCACCCGGCTGTTCACCCAAATGGTTGCCGATGGGGACGGCGCACTGGATCACACAGGTGTCTACCTGACCATCGCGAAGGGTCGTAATGAGCGACCTTGA
- a CDS encoding ABC transporter permease yields the protein MTLPPPAAVRPKRKINLQAVGIYLAAIVLFAVLGSLNPNFLTVNNLRDVAVSASVNAIIGIGLTFVIITAGIDLSVGAIASFVGIVSANLMVNEGVPAMLGLLLGIFLGILCGVINGLLVTKLRLPPFIATLGTMSVFQGCAYVATNGRPVYDIPAEFVMILNSYVFGIPVVVIVVAVVAIGAWLLLRKTVFGQNVIAVGGSEETAWLSGVRVHRVKIAVYAIAGGLSALGGLVIVARINAAQPDAGASYQLTAIAAAVIGGANLMGGEGRIAGTLVGALILGALTNGLVLLNVPSFYEQIVTGLVVLIAVILDQTSKDWSMFSRGKKRKEVAAPPTATHPSVKI from the coding sequence ATGACTCTCCCGCCCCCGGCCGCAGTCCGACCGAAGCGCAAAATCAACCTCCAAGCCGTCGGCATCTACCTGGCAGCCATCGTCCTGTTCGCCGTGCTGGGGTCTCTGAACCCGAACTTCCTCACGGTCAACAACCTCCGCGACGTTGCGGTATCGGCGAGCGTGAACGCGATCATCGGTATCGGCCTCACCTTCGTCATCATCACCGCGGGTATCGACCTCTCCGTCGGCGCCATCGCGAGTTTCGTGGGGATCGTCAGCGCAAACCTGATGGTCAACGAGGGTGTTCCGGCCATGCTCGGGCTCCTGCTGGGTATTTTCCTCGGCATCCTCTGCGGCGTCATCAACGGTTTGCTGGTCACAAAACTGCGGCTGCCACCCTTCATCGCCACCCTCGGCACCATGAGCGTGTTCCAGGGCTGCGCCTACGTGGCCACGAACGGCCGACCGGTCTACGACATCCCGGCCGAGTTTGTGATGATCCTCAACAGCTACGTCTTCGGCATCCCGGTCGTGGTCATCGTCGTCGCGGTCGTGGCAATCGGCGCCTGGTTGCTGCTGCGGAAAACAGTCTTCGGTCAGAACGTGATCGCGGTCGGCGGCAGCGAAGAAACCGCCTGGCTCTCCGGCGTGCGAGTGCACCGCGTGAAGATTGCGGTGTACGCGATCGCCGGTGGGCTCTCTGCACTGGGCGGCCTGGTCATCGTTGCTCGAATCAATGCGGCGCAGCCGGACGCCGGCGCTTCCTACCAATTGACCGCCATCGCGGCAGCCGTCATCGGCGGGGCCAACTTGATGGGGGGCGAGGGCCGCATCGCGGGAACCCTAGTCGGCGCGCTGATCCTCGGCGCACTCACCAACGGCCTGGTCCTGCTGAATGTCCCCAGCTTCTACGAGCAGATCGTCACCGGCCTCGTGGTCCTGATTGCCGTCATCCTCGATCAGACCAGCAAGGACTGGTCGATGTTCTCCCGGGGCAAGAAGCGCAAGGAAGTGGCGGCGCCGCCGACAGCGACCCATCCGTCGGTCAAGATCTAA
- a CDS encoding sugar ABC transporter ATP-binding protein gives MAEHLLEVREIAKSFPGVRALDGVSFILERGEVRTLAGENGAGKSTLLSILGGSLRPDGGSITIDGVRRTEYTSRRALAEGVRIAQQEPAIVPQLTVIQNLLLGLTRSQRANANKDIDRALKDVAQMGFPMEARTPVSRLSPAQRHALTIARAFAFDAKIVALDEPTTSMLEHNVEEVLNRVREIAHGRGVGVIYVSHKMPEVMSVSDTVVVLRDGKPVFDAPIHQTSSEDIVRRMVGRELLSFVRQHPVKPDAEVYFEATDVTHPSGVGPLSISVRRGEVVGIAGLVGSGRTEFLRALIHADEGTHSTVTLGGRKLKMKSPRDSRTAGIAFIPEDRKHQGLILQTPAFANISLTADKQLNVFGPFISARRQVETAEAMGKSMSLRPANVRLNARQFSGGNQQKIVIGKWMWLGASVFLFDEPTKGVDVGGKVEIYELIDRLASEGHAIIVVSSDLPEVISIADRVLVMKAGQFVSEHTDDDINEHSIVASAMGVPKGQK, from the coding sequence ATGGCCGAACATCTGCTCGAAGTTCGAGAAATAGCGAAGTCATTCCCCGGCGTTCGCGCGCTCGACGGAGTGAGCTTCATATTGGAGCGTGGCGAGGTGCGCACCCTCGCCGGAGAAAACGGTGCAGGCAAGAGCACCCTCCTCTCCATCCTGGGCGGATCCCTTCGGCCTGATGGCGGATCGATCACCATCGACGGCGTCCGGCGGACGGAGTACACGTCCCGCCGGGCGCTGGCAGAGGGGGTGCGTATTGCTCAGCAGGAGCCGGCCATTGTGCCCCAGCTCACCGTCATTCAGAACCTCCTCCTCGGACTCACCCGCAGCCAGCGGGCGAATGCGAACAAGGACATCGATCGCGCGCTTAAGGACGTCGCCCAGATGGGCTTTCCAATGGAGGCGCGAACACCGGTCTCTCGCTTGAGCCCCGCCCAGCGGCACGCGCTCACCATCGCTCGGGCCTTCGCGTTCGACGCGAAGATCGTGGCGTTGGACGAACCGACCACCAGCATGCTGGAGCACAACGTCGAGGAAGTCCTCAACCGGGTGCGAGAAATCGCTCACGGGCGGGGCGTCGGCGTGATCTACGTGTCACATAAAATGCCGGAAGTCATGAGCGTGTCCGACACTGTCGTGGTTCTCCGCGACGGCAAACCGGTCTTTGACGCTCCGATCCACCAGACCTCATCCGAGGACATCGTCCGTCGGATGGTAGGCCGCGAACTGCTCTCCTTCGTGCGGCAACACCCGGTCAAACCCGACGCCGAAGTGTATTTCGAAGCGACGGACGTGACCCACCCCTCCGGGGTCGGCCCGCTGTCGATCTCCGTGCGACGCGGCGAGGTCGTCGGCATCGCCGGCCTCGTCGGGTCGGGGCGCACCGAGTTCCTGCGCGCACTCATCCACGCCGATGAAGGAACCCATAGTACGGTCACGCTCGGTGGGCGCAAGCTCAAGATGAAATCACCTCGTGACAGTCGCACCGCCGGCATCGCGTTCATCCCCGAAGACCGCAAACACCAGGGCCTCATCCTGCAAACGCCGGCGTTCGCCAACATCTCCCTCACGGCGGATAAGCAGCTCAACGTCTTCGGGCCGTTCATCAGCGCCCGCCGGCAAGTCGAGACGGCCGAAGCGATGGGCAAGAGCATGTCGCTGCGACCGGCGAACGTGCGGCTCAATGCCCGCCAGTTCTCCGGTGGCAACCAGCAGAAGATCGTCATCGGCAAGTGGATGTGGCTGGGCGCCAGCGTTTTCCTCTTCGATGAGCCGACCAAGGGCGTCGACGTCGGCGGCAAGGTCGAGATCTACGAGCTCATCGACCGACTCGCCTCCGAAGGCCACGCCATCATCGTCGTTTCCAGCGACCTTCCGGAAGTGATCTCCATCGCGGACCGGGTACTCGTCATGAAAGCGGGCCAGTTCGTCTCGGAACACACCGACGACGACATCAACGAACACAGCATCGTGGCAAGCGCCATGGGTGTACCGAAAGGACAGAAATGA
- a CDS encoding substrate-binding domain-containing protein, with protein sequence MTATQTLPQALEPVFFPSKMKGITMFTFPRAAGAALAGIAAVGLLAGCTATPDGPSSTGGGSDSSIVDLVDTDAKTEVDAVKEELGEPKGGEGIKLCYVTRTLSNEFWGFEQQGFQDEAERLGVESQTFDVTDESSITEQLDKANSAMNQGCSAILASPISATALDTVFEAALEQGIPAIVLNDAQGTVPGVVYVGPDALTIGATAADYIAEQLPDGGQVAMIEGDPGSSNARNRGEGFTTALADHPNLELVASQTANWSQTEAQEIATAMLTANPDIKAFYSQNDGMALGVQAAIAAKGLTGEVVLVGTDGIPQAKKQIVDGGITATVSELPVTEGATGVDVALWLLDGQKVPGWVDVPAFIIDAENVDEYAEGMP encoded by the coding sequence TTGACCGCAACACAGACGTTGCCACAGGCACTCGAACCTGTGTTTTTCCCTTCAAAGATGAAAGGCATCACAATGTTCACATTTCCACGCGCCGCAGGCGCAGCCCTGGCCGGAATCGCCGCGGTCGGCCTCCTCGCCGGCTGCACCGCCACTCCGGACGGTCCAAGCAGCACCGGTGGGGGTTCGGACTCGTCAATCGTCGACCTGGTCGACACCGACGCGAAAACCGAGGTAGACGCAGTCAAGGAGGAACTCGGGGAGCCCAAGGGCGGCGAGGGCATCAAGCTGTGCTACGTGACCCGAACGCTGTCCAACGAGTTCTGGGGCTTCGAACAACAGGGCTTCCAGGACGAGGCTGAGAGGCTGGGCGTCGAGTCACAGACGTTCGACGTAACCGACGAGTCGTCGATCACCGAACAGCTCGACAAGGCGAACAGCGCCATGAATCAAGGCTGCAGCGCAATCTTGGCCTCGCCGATCTCTGCCACCGCTCTGGACACCGTGTTCGAGGCAGCCCTGGAGCAGGGCATCCCCGCAATCGTCCTAAACGACGCACAGGGAACCGTGCCCGGCGTCGTGTACGTCGGACCGGACGCCCTGACCATCGGCGCGACGGCAGCCGACTACATCGCGGAGCAGCTGCCCGACGGCGGCCAGGTCGCAATGATCGAAGGCGACCCGGGCTCCTCCAACGCCCGCAACCGCGGCGAGGGCTTCACGACCGCTCTGGCAGACCACCCGAACCTGGAGCTCGTTGCCTCTCAGACCGCCAACTGGAGCCAGACCGAAGCGCAGGAAATCGCCACCGCGATGCTGACAGCCAACCCTGACATCAAGGCGTTCTACTCCCAGAACGATGGAATGGCCTTGGGCGTTCAGGCGGCCATCGCTGCGAAAGGCCTGACCGGCGAGGTTGTCCTGGTCGGCACGGATGGCATCCCGCAGGCGAAGAAGCAGATCGTAGACGGCGGCATCACCGCCACGGTCAGCGAGCTGCCCGTCACCGAAGGTGCAACCGGAGTCGATGTGGCCCTGTGGCTGCTCGACGGCCAGAAAGTACCGGGCTGGGTTGACGTGCCGGCATTCATCATCGACGCCGAGAACGTCGACGAGTACGCCGAGGGCATGCCCTAA
- a CDS encoding sugar phosphate isomerase/epimerase family protein, with product MKFATRLNSFNAGADAGAALRRVAAVDGIDYVDLNYPEHFVDIEPEAMKTLLDELGLTLNSVAMRFRKEFVHGEYSNRDEAVRREAIELTKKGIDAAAAGGSDLVTVWLGFDGFDYTFQKDYVKDFGRIVEAFQELADYRPDVRLSIEYKPYEERVHSVVRSLGGTLHILKLIDRPNVGATLDFAHMLMAGDAPGFGAAQLLAEGKLWGVHLNDGNNAHDDGLMVASIHPFETLEFLYYLLRYDYDGVIYFDTFPIREEAEAEAEANLATMALLLDKLKAVGIDHITDVINKADGVESQKLRNELVRIAL from the coding sequence ATGAAATTCGCAACCAGACTCAACTCGTTCAACGCCGGCGCTGACGCCGGCGCCGCCCTTCGCCGCGTCGCTGCGGTCGACGGGATCGACTACGTCGACCTCAACTACCCGGAGCACTTCGTCGACATAGAACCGGAAGCGATGAAAACGCTCCTCGATGAACTCGGCCTGACCCTCAACAGTGTTGCCATGCGATTCCGCAAGGAATTCGTGCACGGCGAATACAGCAACCGTGACGAAGCGGTGCGCCGGGAAGCCATCGAGCTGACCAAGAAGGGCATCGATGCGGCGGCAGCCGGCGGATCGGACCTTGTCACCGTCTGGCTCGGCTTCGACGGGTTCGACTACACGTTCCAGAAGGACTACGTGAAGGACTTCGGCCGCATCGTGGAGGCGTTCCAGGAACTCGCCGACTACCGTCCCGACGTGCGCCTGAGTATCGAATACAAGCCGTACGAGGAGCGCGTCCACTCGGTCGTCCGCAGCCTCGGCGGGACGCTCCACATCCTCAAGCTCATCGATCGCCCGAACGTCGGTGCGACGCTGGACTTCGCGCATATGCTCATGGCCGGTGACGCTCCTGGCTTTGGCGCGGCCCAGCTCCTCGCCGAAGGGAAGCTGTGGGGTGTCCACCTCAACGACGGGAACAACGCGCACGACGACGGCCTCATGGTCGCGTCGATCCACCCGTTCGAGACCCTCGAGTTCCTCTATTACCTCTTGCGCTATGACTACGACGGCGTGATTTACTTCGACACCTTCCCGATCCGCGAAGAGGCCGAGGCAGAGGCCGAGGCGAACCTCGCCACGATGGCCCTGCTCCTCGACAAGTTGAAAGCCGTGGGCATTGACCACATCACCGATGTGATCAACAAGGCTGACGGTGTCGAATCCCAGAAGCTTCGCAACGAACTCGTCCGAATCGCGCTCTAA
- a CDS encoding ribokinase: MTLGNILVIGSINYDFILSQARLPRRGETLSATAMRAAFGGKGANQAVQAARLGAPVELLGAVGDDAPGRESRANFEQQSVTCILRDSPYGTGLGVVHVTDAGEVYATIFAGANDSVDSDWVEAQRERLEHADMVILQNEIPAEANYRAIILASGSGIPIIYNAAPARPVDPDVTNLCSWFIVNEDEAQFYLGRDLGDVTDLGAMTEAVRSLQRYCPGVILTAGRHGCYISAGTAVHFIEATPAHAVDSTGAGDSFVGAFATALLDGSDAPDAARAASLVAARTVTGVGAQSSMPTREDMTNATVFAPATDS; encoded by the coding sequence ATGACGCTCGGAAACATCCTGGTCATCGGAAGCATCAACTATGACTTCATCCTGAGCCAGGCCCGGCTGCCACGACGGGGCGAGACGCTCTCGGCAACGGCGATGCGGGCCGCCTTCGGTGGCAAGGGCGCTAATCAGGCCGTACAAGCCGCTCGCCTGGGTGCGCCCGTGGAATTGCTTGGCGCCGTGGGTGACGACGCGCCTGGCCGCGAAAGCCGCGCGAACTTCGAACAACAGAGCGTAACCTGCATTCTCCGCGACTCCCCCTATGGAACAGGCCTGGGTGTGGTGCACGTCACCGACGCGGGCGAGGTCTATGCCACGATCTTTGCCGGCGCGAATGACTCAGTCGACAGCGACTGGGTCGAAGCCCAGCGCGAACGACTTGAACACGCCGACATGGTGATCCTCCAGAACGAGATTCCAGCCGAAGCCAACTACCGTGCGATCATCCTCGCCAGTGGCTCCGGGATACCGATCATCTACAACGCGGCCCCCGCCCGGCCTGTCGACCCGGACGTGACGAATCTGTGCTCCTGGTTCATCGTGAACGAGGATGAAGCGCAGTTCTACCTCGGCAGAGACCTGGGCGACGTCACCGACCTCGGTGCTATGACCGAGGCCGTCCGCTCGCTCCAGCGCTACTGCCCGGGCGTGATCCTCACCGCAGGTCGACACGGCTGTTACATCTCAGCTGGCACCGCGGTTCATTTCATCGAGGCCACGCCCGCACACGCCGTAGACTCCACAGGTGCCGGGGATTCGTTCGTGGGGGCGTTTGCGACAGCCCTGCTGGACGGCTCCGACGCACCCGACGCAGCGCGAGCCGCGTCACTTGTCGCCGCCCGCACCGTCACCGGCGTGGGCGCCCAATCGAGCATGCCGACGCGTGAGGACATGACCAATGCAACTGTTTTTGCGCCAGCAACTGATTCTTGA
- a CDS encoding DeoR/GlpR family DNA-binding transcription regulator — protein MQLFLRQQLILDKVRDGNPVHIDELVAETGASPSTVRRDIRALEESGRIVSLRGGAVRLDDRPTELPAAAKSLINQAEKAAIARVAAENVCDGETIYLDSGTTATRMMQFLHGTRVHIVTSNTQILSSPLGSKMTVTLLGGAYFPEIGSVAGSMTDRMLNELYFDKAFLGANGISKAAGVTTFDVREATKKRLAHEHSRESFVLIDSSKFDKVTLCRSLDLAEANIITDAYGEVLESARSYIVATSQEDLTRVRPATPRSPAAVRSPRPGSRR, from the coding sequence ATGCAACTGTTTTTGCGCCAGCAACTGATTCTTGACAAGGTTCGCGACGGTAACCCGGTCCATATCGATGAGCTGGTAGCCGAGACGGGGGCTTCCCCCTCGACCGTGCGCCGCGACATCCGGGCCCTCGAAGAGTCGGGCCGGATCGTCAGCCTGCGCGGCGGCGCCGTAAGGCTGGACGATCGCCCCACTGAATTGCCGGCGGCCGCAAAGTCGCTGATCAACCAAGCGGAGAAGGCCGCGATCGCCCGAGTAGCCGCCGAAAACGTGTGCGACGGCGAGACCATCTACCTCGACTCCGGGACCACCGCGACCCGAATGATGCAGTTCCTCCACGGCACGCGAGTGCACATCGTCACCTCGAACACGCAGATTCTCTCGTCCCCCCTCGGGTCGAAGATGACCGTCACACTCCTGGGTGGCGCGTACTTCCCCGAGATCGGTTCCGTCGCGGGTTCGATGACTGATCGCATGTTGAACGAGCTGTACTTCGACAAAGCGTTCCTTGGTGCGAATGGGATCAGCAAGGCGGCGGGGGTCACGACCTTCGATGTCCGTGAAGCGACCAAGAAACGCCTCGCCCACGAGCACAGCCGCGAGAGCTTCGTGCTGATCGACAGCAGCAAATTCGACAAGGTCACCCTTTGCCGGTCGCTCGATCTTGCCGAGGCGAACATCATCACCGACGCCTACGGTGAGGTTCTGGAGTCAGCCCGTTCGTATATCGTCGCGACCAGCCAGGAAGACCTGACGCGGGTCAGGCCAGCAACGCCTCGGTCTCCCGCCGCAGTTCGATCGCCTCGGCCAGGGAGTCGTCGATGA
- a CDS encoding Gfo/Idh/MocA family oxidoreductase, which translates to MNLHKLLGEREKEGRPIRVGLIGAGRYGTMYLAQARNIPGIHVVAIADINVARARGAFALVDWPEDQIASSVDDALMNRTTTILKDAAELFESDIDVIVEATGNPIVGIHHALRAIETGKHIIMVTVEADALAGPALVKRAETAGVVYSMAYGDQPALIMELVDWARTSGFEVACAGKGAKYLEHYHDMNPDNVWENWEFSKELTDSGQLNPNMHTSFRDGTKAAIEMAAVANGARLVPSDNGLSFTPGNVEEIATICRPREVGGVLDNHGSVDVMSSVNRDGSWIPFNTQEGVFVVVKATNDYVSTCFAEYPWHPDPTNQYAALYRPYHYVGLELNISIANAALRGISTGQPEGFYGDVVATAKKDLKAGEFLDGEGGYTVWGKLVSARHSVEAGALPVAMAHHVQLVNDVAKGQIVRWADVIIDDSLAEAIELRRETEALLA; encoded by the coding sequence GTGAATCTGCACAAACTCCTCGGCGAACGGGAAAAAGAGGGCCGTCCCATCCGGGTCGGCCTCATCGGGGCGGGCCGCTACGGCACCATGTACCTCGCTCAGGCTCGCAACATCCCCGGCATCCACGTCGTGGCGATCGCGGACATCAACGTCGCGAGAGCCAGGGGAGCCTTCGCGCTCGTCGACTGGCCGGAAGACCAGATCGCGAGCAGCGTCGACGACGCCCTGATGAATCGCACCACAACGATTCTCAAGGATGCCGCTGAGCTTTTCGAGTCAGACATCGACGTCATCGTCGAGGCCACCGGTAATCCGATCGTGGGCATCCATCACGCGCTCCGTGCGATCGAAACCGGCAAGCACATCATCATGGTCACGGTCGAGGCGGACGCCCTCGCCGGCCCCGCGCTGGTGAAGCGCGCCGAGACGGCGGGTGTGGTCTACTCCATGGCTTACGGGGACCAGCCGGCGCTCATCATGGAGCTCGTCGACTGGGCACGCACGAGCGGCTTCGAGGTCGCCTGCGCCGGCAAGGGCGCAAAGTACCTCGAGCACTACCACGACATGAACCCCGACAACGTCTGGGAAAACTGGGAATTCTCCAAGGAACTCACCGACTCCGGGCAGCTGAATCCGAACATGCACACTTCCTTCCGCGACGGCACGAAGGCGGCCATCGAAATGGCGGCGGTGGCCAACGGCGCACGCCTGGTGCCGTCCGACAACGGGCTGTCCTTCACCCCCGGGAACGTGGAGGAGATCGCCACCATCTGCCGGCCCAGGGAGGTCGGGGGAGTGCTCGACAACCACGGGAGCGTCGACGTGATGTCGAGTGTAAACCGTGACGGAAGCTGGATCCCCTTCAACACCCAGGAGGGCGTCTTCGTGGTCGTCAAGGCCACCAATGACTACGTGTCGACCTGCTTCGCCGAATACCCGTGGCACCCGGACCCGACCAACCAGTACGCCGCGCTATACCGTCCGTACCATTACGTCGGGCTGGAGCTGAACATTTCGATCGCGAATGCGGCCCTGCGCGGCATCTCAACCGGTCAACCCGAGGGCTTCTACGGAGACGTCGTCGCGACCGCGAAAAAGGACCTCAAGGCCGGCGAATTCCTGGATGGCGAGGGTGGCTACACGGTGTGGGGAAAGCTGGTGTCCGCCAGGCACTCGGTCGAGGCAGGCGCCCTTCCGGTGGCGATGGCCCACCATGTCCAACTCGTCAACGATGTCGCCAAGGGCCAGATCGTGCGCTGGGCCGACGTGATCATCGACGACTCCCTGGCCGAGGCGATCGAACTGCGGCGGGAGACCGAGGCGTTGCTGGCCTGA
- a CDS encoding substrate-binding domain-containing protein has protein sequence MNRPPTIRDVAKTAGVSVSVVSRVLNDSGPVAGEKREAVLQAIESMAYRPRAAARELSQGRALTIGLVLADLTNPFFARLADRIVWEARAHGAQVVLMTTQEDPHLEAESLDTLLDRSVGGVIATPTGENVGQWEKLQDVGVDIVFVDRAIDGLHGIDVVSIANARSADTATESLLALGHTRIGLISGPLSTSTGRSRIAGYQDALRRSGVSPETELIRTVPFRGDGGADAAAALLALPEPPTALVVANTAQVQNVVRRLAQLGTSIPQELSLIVFDDNPWTELVTPPLSAMRQPIDLLARHSVDTVLARMQGRLPTGPRVIEVEAELIIRSSCAALIRPAHSA, from the coding sequence GTGAATAGACCGCCCACCATCCGGGATGTAGCGAAGACGGCCGGCGTATCGGTGTCGGTTGTTTCCCGCGTGCTCAACGATTCGGGCCCGGTCGCCGGCGAGAAGCGCGAGGCTGTTCTGCAGGCCATCGAGAGCATGGCCTACCGGCCTCGCGCTGCTGCCCGCGAGCTCAGTCAGGGGCGCGCCCTGACCATCGGACTTGTTCTCGCCGATCTGACCAACCCGTTCTTCGCCCGGCTGGCCGACCGGATCGTGTGGGAGGCGCGGGCGCACGGCGCCCAGGTGGTCCTCATGACTACGCAGGAAGATCCGCACCTCGAGGCGGAGTCGCTCGACACGCTCTTAGACCGTTCGGTGGGTGGTGTGATCGCCACGCCGACCGGCGAAAACGTCGGCCAGTGGGAAAAGCTGCAGGACGTCGGCGTGGACATTGTGTTTGTCGACCGAGCGATCGACGGCCTGCACGGGATAGACGTGGTGAGCATCGCGAACGCGCGGTCTGCAGACACCGCCACGGAGAGTCTTCTCGCGCTCGGGCACACCCGGATCGGCCTGATCTCTGGACCGCTGTCCACCTCGACCGGCCGCTCACGTATCGCCGGGTACCAGGATGCCCTGCGGCGATCGGGAGTCAGCCCCGAGACCGAGCTCATCAGGACGGTCCCGTTCCGGGGCGATGGCGGCGCCGATGCCGCGGCCGCGCTGCTCGCCTTGCCAGAACCGCCCACTGCACTCGTTGTTGCCAATACCGCGCAGGTTCAGAACGTCGTTCGGCGTCTCGCACAGCTCGGAACGAGCATCCCGCAAGAGCTGTCGTTGATCGTTTTTGATGACAATCCGTGGACCGAGCTCGTGACCCCACCGCTGAGCGCGATGCGCCAACCGATCGACCTCCTCGCCCGCCACTCCGTGGACACGGTTCTCGCTCGCATGCAGGGGCGGCTGCCTACCGGGCCGCGCGTGATCGAAGTCGAGGCAGAGCTGATCATCCGCAGTAGTTGCGCCGCCCTGATTCGACCGGCACATTCTGCCTGA
- a CDS encoding NmrA family NAD(P)-binding protein, translating to MPHANEVPGTAGATEAILVTGATGNVGRAVVEALLNAGKTVRAAGRDRDAVRKMFGDRVEAVSLDFTDPSTWTATFSGVRQMFLLRPPQLGKPKKQMLPALEFARRQGVEQIVFLSLQDAEKNKVVPHAAIESWLRTSGISWTFVRASFFHQNLSTTHLMDIRDRNELVVPAGSGATAFVDAEDVGAVAAAALLDPHTYSNKALTVTGDEALTYERIVQILTSELGRPIRYAQPGAIRYALHARRRLLMPWTMVLVTLAIYTTARMGMAAGLTQTVRDVLGRDPISFAQFAHRERGIWTPQSNRGHLPS from the coding sequence ATGCCGCATGCGAACGAAGTGCCGGGCACTGCCGGAGCCACAGAAGCGATCCTGGTGACCGGGGCAACCGGGAACGTGGGTCGCGCCGTGGTGGAGGCACTCCTCAACGCCGGCAAGACGGTGCGGGCAGCGGGGCGAGACCGTGACGCGGTCCGCAAGATGTTTGGCGATCGAGTGGAAGCTGTCAGTCTCGATTTCACCGACCCGTCCACGTGGACGGCAACGTTCAGTGGGGTGCGCCAGATGTTCCTCCTGCGACCGCCACAGCTGGGGAAGCCTAAAAAACAGATGCTCCCGGCCCTTGAGTTCGCCCGCCGGCAGGGCGTCGAGCAGATTGTATTCCTCTCGCTTCAGGACGCTGAGAAGAACAAGGTGGTGCCGCACGCCGCCATCGAATCTTGGCTTCGCACCAGCGGGATCTCCTGGACTTTCGTCCGCGCATCGTTTTTTCACCAGAACCTCAGCACCACCCACCTCATGGACATCCGTGACCGCAATGAGCTCGTTGTACCGGCCGGCAGCGGTGCGACGGCGTTCGTCGACGCAGAAGACGTCGGCGCTGTAGCGGCGGCCGCTCTCCTCGACCCTCACACGTACTCCAACAAGGCGCTGACGGTGACGGGCGACGAAGCGCTAACCTACGAGCGGATCGTGCAGATCCTCACATCGGAGCTTGGGCGCCCGATCCGGTACGCCCAGCCCGGAGCGATTCGCTACGCGCTCCATGCTCGCCGCCGCCTTTTGATGCCATGGACCATGGTCCTGGTCACCCTGGCGATTTACACCACAGCACGGATGGGAATGGCTGCTGGGCTTACCCAGACTGTTCGCGACGTTCTTGGACGTGACCCAATCAGCTTCGCGCAATTTGCCCACCGAGAGCGAGGAATTTGGACTCCCCAATCCAACCGTGGCCACTTGCCGAGTTAG